The Rhinatrema bivittatum chromosome 10, aRhiBiv1.1, whole genome shotgun sequence DNA segment TCAGTTTCGATCTTAGTCATTCTCTTGGAAACTTCCTCTAGTTTACAAGCCTGTCTGTCGAGCTTCGCAGCGTTCCCTGCTACCAGATCCCAAAGGGCGTCGAGCGTTACAATCGCTGGTTTTGTTAATCTCTGTGGGATAAGTGGAGAAACCGGCTCTGCTGTTCCTTCTCCGCTGGCTTCATACTCCTCCCCTCCTGTAGCCTCAGCGGAGACACGAGCACTGGCTGCACCCCCCACGTCTGCTTCGTCCCTGGGCTTGCCTCCCAACTGAGCATGCTCGAAGGAAGTTCCTACCGGCGTCTCAGCAGGCACAGAGTCGAGCAGTAGAGCTGCTTGAATCAGCGTTTTAGGATCCGGAGGCGTCAGCGATAGTTCCCCGGGTGAGTACTGGGCTCCTTCCCCTGACTCACCAATGGGGGTAGACGTCCTCGTTACTGATGTCGGGGTTGCATACTGATAAATCAGCCGCTGCCCTTCCAAATTATCCGGTAAGGGAGGATATATCCggattttcccttttctcttatgtGGCATTGTAGAAAATCGAAGAAAAAAGACTTAGAGGAAA contains these protein-coding regions:
- the LOC115100161 gene encoding uncharacterized protein LOC115100161, coding for MPHKRKGKIRIYPPLPDNLEGQRLIYQYATPTSVTRTSTPIGESGEGAQYSPGELSLTPPDPKTLIQAALLLDSVPAETPVGTSFEHAQLGGKPRDEADVGGAASARVSAEATGGEEYEASGEGTAEPVSPLIPQRLTKPAIVTLDALWDLVAGNAAKLDRQACKLEEVSKRMTKIETDHTNLEKALTKVTVDVKKLQDLSAVSVNERLSSLRRLESVENYLRHLNIRLLNFPKVMERSLNIAWYGDRYGKSNQFSGNNNGRNYRKVCLVCDSLFRN